From a single Brassica napus cultivar Da-Ae chromosome C9, Da-Ae, whole genome shotgun sequence genomic region:
- the LOC106417421 gene encoding uncharacterized protein LOC106417421 codes for MNNGWGFLVDEEKGGRLLIFDTCSSFENLKSMVCEDFGIDVSMVNIELSYLPSDLINSIYSPPVIITSDRQVRNFLTYVKNKASTQLCVSTQASNIAEEGTESPNKEEAPMESDDSSDMESDDAADMDSEEDVEVPDSEDDKKCDKEKINEDGVRFSLVDIVKKGQSFSSKTLLKAAFEICAMKHNFDYVVARSDKKVWYIRCSDDDCTWRVRAVGLTGSSYFIIKKYVPDHSCATSNRKGSVRTVLAKTVGTLIMHKYETAKEGPRSNDIIQYMRMVHGVEISYSLAWDAREYAINAVKSIPEKGYYKIPKYLHMMKEANPGSHTFYERDTKGRFKFLFISFDQSVRDGNSSLYPIAFGVVDSENDLAWNWFMRQLNVVIADDHSLAFVSDRNSSIAKAIARVYPQAHHGICIHHLLNNVVTYFSGKGVAGLVAKASKAYLAADFRKVFTAIFAISPEIGQYLIDADVRKWVRCQFPGYRFDIRTTIPAESINVALRTPREFPVIPLLDIIREMMTRWFFKRRTLSSKHSKPLTIAVEKKIDRRIEKGKTFKVFPVSDHRFLVQGDTFDCSVDLVRRTCSCGKFDLMKIPCRHAIKAGFSVGIRPHTLTDDMYTTASWRSAYEESINPIGVPEDARKVPSHVEKSKILPPESRRAAGRRKKRRYETAEDKIRSSQGTQGSTVRKCSRCRIEGHNRRTCGRAI; via the exons ATGAACAATGGATGGGGATTTCTTGTTGATGAAGAAAAAGGAGGCAGATTACTTATTTTTGACACATGTTCAAGCTTTGAAAACCTAAAGTCTATGGTGTGTGAAGACTTTGGAATTGATGTAAGCATGGTCAATATAGAGCTGAGTTATTTACCATCCGATTTGATCAATAGCATCTACTCACCCCCTGTTATCATCACCAGTGATCGGCAAGTTAGAAATTTTCTTACATATGTAAAGAACAAAGCTTCGACGCAGTTGTGTGTGAGTACTCAAGCCTCTAACATAGCGGAAGAAGGTACTGAGTCGCCTAACAAAGAGGAAGCGCCTATGGAGTCTGACGATTCAAGTGATATGGAGTCTGACGATGCAGCTGATATGGATTCAGAAGAAGATGTTGAGGTACCTGACAGTGAAGATGACAAAAAGTGTGACAAAGAGAAGATCAATGAAGATGGTGTTCGCTTTTCTTTGGTGGATATTGTGAAGAAGGGTCAATCTTTTAGTTCCAAAACACTTTTGAAGGCAGCATTCGAAATATGTGCAATGAAACATAATTTTGACTACGTGGTTGCCAGATCGGATAAGAAAGTGTGGTACATTCGTTGCTCAGATGATGATTGCACCTGGCGTGTTCGTGCAGTGGGATTAACAGGCTCAtcatattttatcatcaaaaagTATGTACCTGATCATTCATGTGCTACATCCAATAGGAAGGGTTCTGTTAGGACAGTTTTAGCAAAAACAGTGGGTACTCTGATTATGCATAAGTATGAAACTGCTAAAGAAGGGCCGAGATCGAATGATATAATCCAGTATATGCGTATGGTACATGGAGTTGAGATATCCTATTCTTTGGCGTGGGATGCACGTGAATATGCAATCAACGCAGTGAAAAGTATTCCAGAGAAAGGTTATTACAAAATTCCTAAATACTTGCATATGATGAAGGAAGCTAATCCAGGGTCACACACGTTTTATGAAAGGGATACAAAAGGGAGATTCAAATTCCTCTTCATCTCGTTTGATCAGAGTGTTCGCG ATGGAAACTCAAGTTTATATCCTATTGCCTTTGGAGTTGTCGACTCAGAGAATGACCTCGCGTGGAACTGGTTTATGAGACAACTTAATGTGGTCATTGCTGACGACCATAGTTTAGCTTTTGTGTCTGATAGGAATTCCTCAATTGCTAAAGCTATTGCGAGAGTGTACCCGCAAGCTCATCATGGAATTTGCATTCACCACTTGCTGAATAATGTTGTGACATATTTCAGCGGGAAAGGTGTGGCTGGTTtggttgcaaaggcttctaaagCTTATCTAGCAGCTGATTTTCGTAAGGTGTTCACTGCTATTTTCGCTATTAGTCCTGAAATTGGACAGTATCTCATAGATGCCGATGTGAGGAAGTGGGTTCGTTGTCAGTTTCCAGGTTACAGATTTGATATTAGGACTACTATCCCTGCGGAGTCGATAAATGTTGCTTTGCGTACGCCTAGAGAGTTTCCAGTGATACCTTTGTTGGACATCATTAGGGAAATGATGACTCGATGGTTTTTCAAACGTAGAACTTTAAGTTCTAAGCATTCGAAGCCACTGACCATTGCTGTGGAGAAAAAGATTGACAGAAGGATTGAGAAGGGTAAAACATTTAAGGTCTTTCCAGTTAGCGATCATAGGTTTTTAGTTCAAGGTGACACTTTCGACTGCTCAGTAGACTTGGTCAGACGCACGTGTTCTTGTGGGAAATTTGATCTGATGAAAATCCCATGCAGGCACGCCATAAAAGCAGGCTTCAGTGTTGGAATAAGACCACACACACTCACAGATGACATGTACACTACTGCCTCATGGCGCTCGGCTTATGAAGAAAGCATAAATCCTATTGGCGTCCCCGAAGATGCAAGGAAAGTTCCATCTCATGTGGAGAAGTCGAAAATCCTTCCTCCAGAGAGTAGACGAGCTGCGGGTAGGAGAAAGAAACGCAGATACGAGACAGCCGAAGATAAGATCCGTTCGTCACAAGGAACTCAAGGCTCTACAGTTCGAAAATGCAGTCGATGTAGGATTGAAGGTCACAACAGGAGAACATGTGGTAGAGCAATATAG
- the LOC106374445 gene encoding scarecrow-like protein 26, which produces MHCPFYFIISMTMNHPYDDFPNLLFSNNTATATSTSSCVEQHDGIISLDMDWDCDFHDLIESMMSDKGATTESSPVLPCYHGQEGISNSSSTGLSMADELDHDVEADESKGLRLVHLLVAAADASIGADKTRELTRVLLAKLKDMTSTNDRTNMERLAAHFTNGLSKLHKEANVQRQYGPHQHPDVHDRVDVMLAFQMLQNMSPYINFGYLTATQAILEAVQYERRIHIVDYDITDGVQWPSLMQALVSRNTGPSAQHLRITALSRATNGKKSVAAVQEAGRRLTAFAESIGQPFSYHHCRMESDTFNPSSLKLVRGEAVVINCVLHLPRFSHQPPNSIISFLSEAKTLNPKLVTLVHEEVGLVGNQGFLYRFMDLLHQFSAIFDSLEAGPARGFVERVIFGPWVSGWLTRIAITAEVESFASWPLWLATNGFKPVEVSFANRCQAKLLLSLFNDGYGVEELGQNGLVLGWKSRRLVSASFWASCESSE; this is translated from the coding sequence ATGCACTGCCCATTTTACTTTATTATCTCCATGACCATGAATCATCCCTACGATGATTTCcctaatctcttattctctaacAACACAGCCACAGCCACAAGCACCTCCTCCTGTGTGGAGCAACATGATGGCATCATCTCTCTTGATATGGATTGGGACTGTGACTTCCACGATCTCATTGAATCTATGATGAGTGATAAAGGAGCCACAACAGAATCTTCTCCAGTGCTGCCTTGTTACCATGGCCAAGAGGGAATTTCAAACTCTTCATCCACAGGTTTGTCCATGGCTGATGAGCTTGATCATGATGTAGAGGCAGATGAATCAAAGGGATTGAGGTTGGTTCACTTACTGGTGGCTGCTGCAGATGCATCAATTGGCGCCGACAAAACCCGAGAGCTAACTCGGGTCTTACTTGCAAAGCTAAAGGATATGACTTCAACCAATGACCGAACCAACATGGAGAGATTAGCTGCTCACTTCACCAATGGCCTCTCAAAGTTGCACAAAGAAGCCAATGTTCAACGGCAGTATGGTCCCCACCAACACCCTGATGTTCATGACCGGGTGGACGTGATGTTGGCGTTCCAAATGCTGCAGAATATGTCTCCTTACATCAACTTTGGTTACCTAACCGCCACACAGGCTATTCTTGAAGCTGTACAGTATGAGCGGCGAATCCATATTGTGGACTACGATATCACAGATGGTGTTCAATGGCCCTCCTTGATGCAGGCCTTGGTGTCTAGAAATACAGGTCCTTCGGCCCAACATCTTAGGATCACGGCTTTGTCACGCGCCACAAACGGTAAAAAATCAGTTGCTGCCGTCCAAGAGGCTGGGCGTCGTCTAACCGCGTTCGCGGAATCCATAGGGCAGCCTTTCTCTTACCACCATTGTAGAATGGAAAGCGACACATTCAACCCATCGTCCTTAAAGCTTGTTAGAGGAGAAGCAGTGGTGATCAATTGTGTGTTGCATCTCCCTCGGTTTAGTCACCAACCACCCAATTccattatttcctttttatcgGAAGCTAAAACACTAAATCCGAAACTTGTAACGCTTGTTCACGAAGAAGTTGGTCTAGTGGGAAACCAAGGCTTCCTTTATCGGTTTATGGACTTGCTACATCAGTTTTCAGCCATATTCGACTCCCTAGAGGCAGGCCCAGCTCGTGGATTTGTTGAGCGTGTTATTTTTGGACCTTGGGTTTCGGGTTGGTTGACACGTATAGCTATTACTGCTGAGGTGGAGAGTTTTGCTTCATGGCCGCTGTGGTTAGCTACTAATGGGTTTAAACCTGTGGAAGTCAGCTTTGCCAACCGTTGTCAAGCGAAGCTCCTTTTAAGCTTGTTTAACGATGGCTATGGAGTGGAAGAATTAGGCCAAAACGGGCTCGTTTTGGGATGGAAATCCCGACGTCTTGTGTCGGCCTCTTTTTGGGCCTCGTGCGAGTCGAGTGAGTAA
- the LOC106373135 gene encoding uncharacterized protein LOC106373135, whose translation MAYQFPKHILEEGAETQIDKINKTCRRTILETVKGVLKDEYEEVLKDPVFGPILAIVENKLIYSGKIIHSFICKQLKVSKLHELWFLFAKRPLRFSMQEFHAVTGLKFKDEPEIDFINWKDDKGVRLVYLCIIHGFIMAKDWKVSIPQEYIRLVMDFEKLRMYPWGLRAYDELLASIFRAREDLHLKNSYVLDGFSYAFQIWIMEAVPDIGTMGELFPFISNTGNNDVVDDAAFIREDEKKDERVGQEDVEVEDVTEEPSVIAEEPTVVAEEPIVVTKRGKRKLIDPGVESQKKQLLCQRAAEHNSGVSGDLKTFIEGLFTSSFNSLKELVKKDIQERFDKVHNEMAQLKETMSQVTGPSHTEGKTRASEIPGPSQSEGKDQDKSSQSPGPSATKGKANGKAAESLPPPAVHRSPRPVRKFDTADVQNSEDDMMDFLKNLSQSSNIKVEMETQEYLQDAMGNLSQSSYVKGFDPSQKLNGEEPAECVTLLTSFKPADWRPPTLKDIDLHEDQVNDSDYSLVFVPEDSWAKLIKCSSTFMQLKIGPSMFTSELAARVMGPTEWLLNNEIDAMMYLFTERTSLRRWEPTKVAFMICMLSNQMKNSFEEFRKDKKKFKVSELLHQYGIGELPAHGRTRLMWDLDVTRMFVPLNVGKHWISMCANFVSRSIEVFDCEGLKYNKEVEPFAILIPRIIKAVQSSKNRQQVKVKQYTVSYAPIPYLLNKSSSDCGVYALKHIECHRLGLDFSLVNDNNIREARQKIAYDLWEAANDPVLISRMTQYTPPKTITNPLVEL comes from the exons ATGGCTTATCAGTTTCCAAAACACATTCTTGAAGAAGGAGCTGAGACTCAGATTGATAAGATTAACAAAACCTGTAGACGTACGATTCTTGAAACGGTGAAGGGTGTTCTCAAGGATGAGTATGAAGAAGTATTGAAAGACCCGGTCTTCGGTCCGATTCTGGCAATCGTAGAAAATAAGCTCATTTACTCCGGGAAGATTATTCACAGCTTCATATGCAAGCAGCTCAAGGTTTCCAAGCTCCACGAGTTGTGGTTTCTGTTCGCAAAGCGGCCTCTCAGGTTTTCTATGCAAGAATTTCATGCCGTGACTGGTTTGAAGTTCAAAGATGAACCGGAGATAGACTTCATTAACTGGAAGGATGATAAGGG GGTGAGGCTAGTATATCTGTGTATTATACATGGATTCATCATGGCTAAGGATTGGAAAGTGTCTATCCCTCAAGAATACATCCGTTTGGTGATGGATTTTGAGAAGTTGAGGATGTATCCTTGGGGTCTTCGCGCGTATGATGAGCTGCTTGCATCAATATTCAGAGCAAGGGAAGATTTGCATCTGAAGAACAGTTACGTGTTGGATGGATTCTCATATGCGTTTCAGATATGGATTATGGAGGCAGTCCCAGACATTGGTACTATG GGAGAGCTGTTTCCCTTTATATCTAATACTGGGAACAATGATGTGGTTGATGATGCTGCGTTCATTAGggaagatgagaaaaaggaTGAAAGAGTTGGTC AAGAAGATGTTGAAGTCGAAGATGTCACAGAGGAACCGTCAGTTATTGCAGAGGAACCGACTGTTGTTGCAGAGGAACCAATTGTTGTTACGAAAAGGGGCAAGCGCAAGCTTATTGATCCAGGTGTCGAGTCTCAAAAGAAACAACTGCTTTGTCAACGGGCGGCTGAGCATAACAGTGGTGTCTCCGGTGATCTGAAGACCTTCATTGAAGGTTTGTTCACCTCTTCTTTCAACTCTTTAAAGGAGCTGGTGAAAAAGGACATTCAAGAGCGTTTTGACAAGGTCCATAATGAGATGGCTCAACTCAAGGAAACGATGTCTCAAGTTACGGGTCCTTCACATACAGAGGGAAAAACCAGAGCATCTGAGATTCCGGGTCCTTCACAATCAGAGGGGAAAGACCAAGACAAATCATCACAGAGTCCGGGTCCTTCAGCAACAAAGGGAAAAGCCAATGGCAAGGCAGCTGAGAGTTTGCCTCCTCCCGCGGTTCATCGTAGCCCTAGGCCAGTAAGAAAG TTTGACACGGCT GATGTTCAAAATTCTGAAGACGACATGATGGATTTTTTGAAGAATTTGTCACAATCATCAAACATCAAAGTAGAAATGGAGACCCAAGAGTACTTACAAGATGCCATGGGAAACCTTTctcaatcatcatatgttaaagGTTTCGATCCATCACAAAAACTCAATGGCGAAGAACCAGCTGAATGCGTTACTCTACTGACTTCATTTAAGCCTGCGGATTGGAGACCACCTACTCTCAAAGATATCGACTTACATGAGGATCAGGTGAATGATAGCGATTACTCACTAGTGTTTGTCCCTGAGGATTCATGGGCCAAACTGATTAAGTGTTCCTCAACTTTCAT GCAACTGAAAATTGGACCTTCTATGTTCACAAGTGAGTTAGCAGCACGTGTCATGGGACCTACAGAGTGGTTGTTGAATAAT GAAATTGATGCTATGATGTACTTATTCACTGAGAGGACTTCCTTGCGACGATGGGAACCAACTAAAGTAGCATTCATGATCTGCATGTTAAGTAATCAAATGAAGAACTCTTTCGAAGAGTTTCGGAAGGACAAGAAGAAATTCAAAGTATCAGAACTGCTTCACCAGTACGGCATTGGTGAACTTCCAGCACACGGACGAACAAGACTAATGTGGGATCTTGACGTTACACGCATGTTTGTGCCTCTAAATGTTGGTAAACACTGGATCTCTATGTGTGCCAACTTTGTTTCTCGTTCAATAGAGGTCTTTGACTGTGAGGGATTGAAATACAACAAGGAAGTGGAGCCATTTGCCATTCTCATCCCTCGAATTATCAAAGCTGTTCAGTCTTCAAAGAATCGGCAGCAAGTGAAGGTCAAGCAATATACTGTCAGTTACGCCCCAATTCCCTACTTACTAAACAAGAGTAGCAGTGATTGTGGAGTATATGCCTTGAAGCACATTGAATGTCATCGTCTAGGCTTGGACTTCTCCTTGGTGAATGACAACAACATTCGAGAAGCGCGCCAAAAGATTGCTTACGACCTATGGGAAGCTGCCAATGATCCTGTGCTTATTTCGAGAATGACACAATACACTCCTCCAAAGACGATTACAAATCCTCTTGTGGAACTTTAA